The genomic segment CACTAACATGGAGGTTCATAGGGAGGTTGGGAGGATACTGGCTAAGGAGGACCCAACCTTCGCTGGTGGTAGGAATGATGAGGGGGCGTGGACTGCTAAAATATCCACTGATAAGGCCCTTGAGGTACTTAGCTCAGCTGTTAAGGAGGTTTCAAGAAGACTTGGTGTTGAGATTGGCCTAGGTATTGATGCCGCATCATCAAGTATGTGGAATGGTAAAGCCTACGTATACACTAATGAGGGGAGGGAGTTAACTCCAAGGGAGCATTTTGAAAGGATTAAGAGTATAATTGAGAAGTATGATTTAATTTACATTGAGGACCCATTCCATGAGGAGGATTTCCAATCATTCGCTGAGTTAACGGCATTGTTTAAGGATAGGCTTATTGTTGGTGATGACTTATTCACAACCAACCCAGATAGGTTAGCTATTGGTATTCGTGAGAAGGCGACTAACGCCGTTTTAATTAAGGTTGATCAAATAGGTACTGTGACGAGGGCCCATGAGACTGTTAGGCTTGCGTTAAATAATGGCTACAGGATAGTGGTTTCACACAGGTCTGGTGATACTGAGAGTGGATTATTAGCACACATAGCCGTTGGCTTCAAGGCACCCATAATTAAGACAGGCATAATGGGTAGTGAACGCGTTGCCAAGGCTAATGAACTATTGAGGATTTGGGATCACTTAAGTGGTGTAGCCAGGATGGCTAAGATTAAGTAATGTTTTTAACTAACCGAGTTGGTTAACACGCATGTCTAGTAAGAGGGTGGTTACGGTTAAGTATGATGCTAAGGGTGAGCATTTCGAAATAATTGTTGACCCTGAATACGCCCTTGAATTTAAACTAGGTAAACCAATAAGCCTAGATAAGGTTCTCATAACTGATACCGTTTTCAGGGACTCCAAGAGGGGGTTAAGGGCCTCTGAAATAGCCCTTAAGAGAGTCTTCGGAACCACTGACCACAGGAAGGCTGCTGAGATAATACTAAGGAACGCTGAGATACCGTTAACCTCAGAGCAGAGGAGGAGGCTTATTGAGGATAAGAAGAAGCAGATAATAGATTGGATTAGTAGGAATTGCATCGACGCTAGGACAAAAGCCCCCCTACCACCCCAGAGGATTGAGTTAGCCTTAAATAACGTGGATGTGGCAATTGACCCGTTTAAAGGTGTTGATGAGCAGATTAACGATGTGTTAAAGGCTCTTCAAAAGGTCATACCAATAAAGGTTGCTGTAGCTACCCTGGAGGTAACCGTTGGCCCTGAACACGGGCAGAGGGTTAAGTCAGCCTTAGCTAGGATGGGTAGGATACTTAAGGAGCAGTATGATGAGTCAGGTAACTTAATCCTTCAACTGGAGGTGCCGGCTGGGTTGCAGGATACTGTTATTGGGAAGGTTAATGAAATGACCCATGGGGAGAGTGAAGTTAAGTTACTTGGTGTGTCGACTTAATTTTGAATATGGTTTATAAAACGGTTTAATTAAACGGTTCCAGTGTCAGTCAGTAAGTTTGACATAGTGCCCATTAGGATTTACGGCACAGCCAGTATAGGTGTCTACATGGCTACTAATGATGAAT from the Caldivirga maquilingensis IC-167 genome contains:
- the eno gene encoding phosphopyruvate hydratase is translated as MGTRISRLGIRKVFTGRGDLTVEVEVHLDDGWGRAIAPAGASRGKHEVKYFPDEGVDAAIDVFKRWVEPGLIGMDAVNQVAVDKKLEEIDGTWDFSKIGGAVAVATSMANVVAVADSKGLWPYQVIGGSLANVIPYPLGNTIGGGKHSRGLGPDYQEFLILPYGAPDIYTAVYTNMEVHREVGRILAKEDPTFAGGRNDEGAWTAKISTDKALEVLSSAVKEVSRRLGVEIGLGIDAASSSMWNGKAYVYTNEGRELTPREHFERIKSIIEKYDLIYIEDPFHEEDFQSFAELTALFKDRLIVGDDLFTTNPDRLAIGIREKATNAVLIKVDQIGTVTRAHETVRLALNNGYRIVVSHRSGDTESGLLAHIAVGFKAPIIKTGIMGSERVAKANELLRIWDHLSGVARMAKIK
- a CDS encoding ribosome assembly factor SBDS codes for the protein MSSKRVVTVKYDAKGEHFEIIVDPEYALEFKLGKPISLDKVLITDTVFRDSKRGLRASEIALKRVFGTTDHRKAAEIILRNAEIPLTSEQRRRLIEDKKKQIIDWISRNCIDARTKAPLPPQRIELALNNVDVAIDPFKGVDEQINDVLKALQKVIPIKVAVATLEVTVGPEHGQRVKSALARMGRILKEQYDESGNLILQLEVPAGLQDTVIGKVNEMTHGESEVKLLGVST